From a single Vitis vinifera cultivar Pinot Noir 40024 chromosome 18, ASM3070453v1 genomic region:
- the LOC104882483 gene encoding uncharacterized protein LOC104882483 encodes MDSGNSSSMQSSSGGDEEYESRPESIPAFLNPSGHFGSVSSNPQPPPFPHHQNHPPTLFDPRSNYVDAFSQSSANPNANSLLNLDTVWSRGLRSEPNCTDFGNLTGLSSSSTSSSGQSMLGVQGPGQGQFPSSSSTRMMSVHENGGRASSASLPSDQTNVVRSSKKRTRASRRAPTTVLTTDTSNFRAMVQEFTGIPAPPFSASPYSRRLDLFGAGSSIKPGHLEPLGPLYPLRPSPHKVQPNLFVSSSSSPSPSFFNSTIGDSIVSTTNIATTSTNNIITTSMAAATNAINSGSNTYQLPSDPGFPKQPQNVLGMQNPILSFQSLLQSPPSHPLKYPLADVPVFGTKSPASLTLPLPSFEELGVPHGHVNANISGLPSHATSGGSRRLRTDDNGTCWRDGAGSNEGSREQLRPFNGNYGDSPQVSSFKLNCSASSSAFHPEKGSDNVSSRGEGTVDSWICPSD; translated from the coding sequence ATGGATTCTGGCAACAGTAGTAGTATGCAATCTTCGAGTGGGGGGGATGAAGAGTATGAGTCAAGGCCCGAGTCGATCCCGGCTTTCTTGAATCCTTCTGGCCACTTTGGTTCAGTCTCATCAAACCCACAGCCACCACCTTTTCCTCACCACCAAAACCACCCACCTACTTTGTTTGATCCTCGATCAAATTATGTGGATGCTTTCTCTCAATCATCAGCAAACCCAAATGCAAATTCCTTGTTAAATCTCGACACGGTTTGGTCCAGAGGCCTAAGATCTGAGCCGAATTGCACTGACTTTGGGAACCTCACAGGCTTGTCTTCTTCCTCAACATCATCATCAGGCCAATCTATGTTAGGGGTTCAAGGACCCGGTCAGGGCCAATTCCCAAGTTCATCTTCCACGAGGATGATGTCAGTCCATGAAAATGGTGGACGTGCTTCGTCTGCTTCACTGCCCTCTGATCAAACCAACGTGGTCCGAAGCTCCAAGAAGCGAACCAGGGCTTCAAGACGGGCACCCACAACTGTACTCACCACCGACACGTCCAATTTCCGAGCAATGGTGCAAGAATTCACTGGGATCCCCGCTCCTCCATTCTCCGCCTCACCCTACTCTCGCAGGCTCGATCTCTTTGGCGCTGGCTCATCCATCAAGCCGGGACATCTGGAACCACTGGGGCCTCTCTATCCTTTACGCCCTTCCCCCCACAAGGTTCAGCCAAACCTATTTGTATCTTCATCTTCCTCCCCATCTCCTTCTTTCTTCAACTCTACTATCGGTGACTCTATTGTTTCTACTACTAATATTGCCACTACCTCTACTAACAACATCATTACCACTTCCATGGCTGCTGCCACCAACGCTATCAATTCAGGTTCTAATACCTACCAACTACCTTCTGATCCTGGGTTTCCCAAACAACCTCAAAATGTACTAGGCATGCAAAACCCAATCCTCTCTTTCCAGTCTCTCCTGCAGTCTCCACCTTCCCATCCGCTCAAGTACCCTTTAGCCGATGTACCGGTTTTTGGCACCAAGTCTCCGGCAAGTTTAACCTTACCCTTACCTTCCTTTGAGGAATTGGGCGTGCCCCATGGACACGTTAATGCAAACATTAGCGGGCTCCCAAGTCATGCAACTTCTGGTGGGTCGAGGCGGCTCAGGACAGACGATAATGGAACATGCTGGAGGGATGGAGCGGGATCCAACGAGGGGAGTCGAGAACAGTTGAGGCCGTTCAATGGAAATTATGGTGATTCACCCCAGGTTAGTAGCTTTAAGTTGAACTGCTCAGCTTCTTCATCAGCTTTCCACCCTGAGAAGGGATCAGATAACGTTTCCTCTAGGGGTGAAGGTACAGTGGATTCATGGATTTGTCCTTCGGATTAG
- the LOC100255818 gene encoding uncharacterized protein LOC100255818, translated as MKAETLTLVLVNLAGIMERADESLLSGVYKEVGAALHTDPTGLGSLTLFRSMVQASSYPLAVYLAARHNRTHVIALGAFLWAAATFLVAFSSTFFQVAVSRALNGIGLAIVGPAIQSLIADSTDDHNRGMAFGWLQLTGNLGSILGGLCALLLAQTTFMGIAGWRISFHLVGLVSVIVGILVRLFANDPHFPDGAAKASNQVPSKSIWSEVKDLVQEAKSVIKITSFQIIVAQGVTGSFPWSALSFAPMWLELIGFSHKKTAFLISLFVIAASLGGLFGGRMGDILSRIRPDSGRIILAQISSLSAIPLAALLLLVLPDNPSTAAMHGLVLFIMGLCISWNAPATNNPIFAEIVPEKSRTSIYALDRSFESILSSFAPPVVGILAQHVYGYKPVPEGSSESEEIATDRGNAASLAKALYTAIGIPMALCCLIYSFLYSTYPRDKERAQMEALIESEMQQMESDNICAGTEYPRAQLLESEDAYVNDRGVTEIDYEGRSSPDFEENDDKMLLHHQLTFSNLGE; from the exons ATGAAGGCAGAGACGCTGACGTTGGTGTTGGTGAACCTAGCAGGCATAATGGAGAGAGCAGACGAGTCTCTGCTTTCAGGGGTGTACAAGGAAGTGGGTGCAGCCCTCCATACGGACCCAACTGGCCTGGGCTCCCTCACCCTTTTCAGGTCCATGGTGCAGGCCTCTTCCTATCCACTCGCCGTTTACCTGGCCGCCCGTCACAACCGCACCCACGTCATTGCTCTCGGCGCCTTCCTTTGGGCTGCCGCCACCTTCCTCGTCGCCTTCTCCTCCACCTTCTTCCAG GTGGCAGTATCAAGAGCTTTGAATGGGATTGGCCTTGCAATAGTTGGACCTGCAATTCAGTCCCTTATAGCTGACTCCACTGATGATCACAACCGTGGTATGGCTTTTGGATGGCTACAGCTGACAGGGAACCTTGGCTCAATTCTTGGTGGACTCTGTGCATTGTTGCTGGCCCAGACAACATTCATGGGAATCGCGGGTTGGAGAATTTCCTTCCATCTTGTTGGACTGGTCAGTGTTATTGTAGGTATTTTAGTCCGCCTCTTTGCCAATGACCCACACTTCCCAGATGGTGCTGCTAAAGCCAGTAACCAAGTTCCAAGTAAATCCATATGGTCTGAAGTGAAGGACCTGGTTCAGGAAGCCAAATCTGTCATCAAGATTACATCCTTCCAGATCATTGTGGCTCAGGGTGTCACCGGTTCATTCCCCTGGTCAGCTTTGTCATTTGCACCCATGTGGTTAGAGCTTATAGGCTTCTCTCATAAGAAAACCGCATTCCTCATAAGCTTATTTGTTATTGCTGCTTCCCTTGGGGGACTGTTTGGGGGTAGGATGGGGGATATTCTTTCCAGGATCCGCCCAGATTCTGGGAGGATAATTTTGGCACAGATAAGCTCACTGTCAGCCATCCCACTAGCAGCACTACTTCTGCTGGTTTTACCTGACAATCCATCCACTGCAGCCATGCATGGTTTGGTCTTGTTCATCATGGGGTTGTGCATATCCTGGAATGCTCCAGCTACAAACAA TCCAATTTTTGCAGAGATAGTCCCTGAAAAATCTCGAACAAGTATCTATGCTTTGGATCGATCTTTCGAGTCCATATTGTCATCTTTTGCTCCACCTGTTGTTGGGATATTGGCTCAGCATGTTTATGGTTACAAACCGGTTCCCGAGGGATCCAGTGAATCGGAAGAGATAGCAACAGATAGAGGGAATGCTGCATCATTGGCCAAGGCACTGTACACAGCTATAGGAATTCCAATGGCTCTCTGTTGCCTCATCTATTCATTCCTATATTCCACTTATCCCAGAGACAAGGAACGGGCTCAGATGGAGGCTTTAATAGAATCAGAGATGCAACAGATGGAGTCGGACAATATATGTGCAGGAACAGAATATCCTCGAGCTCAGCTACTAGAATCAGAAGATGCCTATGTCAATGATAGGGGCGTCACTGAAATAGATTATGAAGGGAGGAGCAGTCcagattttgaagaaaatgatgaCAAGATGTTACTTCACCACCAATTGACATTCTCCAACTTAGGGGAATAG